From Coriobacteriaceae bacterium, a single genomic window includes:
- a CDS encoding peptide deformylase, producing MIKELCRDEAILSQRCEVATVEDESVAQDLIDTIKSLDDAGCLAANQIGVTKKVCVYLDDAGEPHVLYNPRLVFGLGASKMEESCLTHEEVTKSTRYIKCKVAFDQIVDGKMRERKQDFVGFEAQMVQHMIDHCLGKLV from the coding sequence ATGATTAAAGAGCTCTGCCGCGACGAGGCTATCCTGTCTCAGCGTTGCGAGGTTGCGACTGTCGAGGACGAATCGGTCGCTCAGGATCTGATTGATACCATCAAGTCGCTCGATGATGCCGGCTGCTTGGCCGCCAATCAGATTGGCGTTACCAAGAAGGTCTGCGTCTACCTGGACGATGCCGGCGAGCCCCACGTGCTCTACAACCCCCGTCTGGTGTTTGGCCTGGGCGCCAGCAAGATGGAGGAGAGCTGCCTGACGCACGAGGAGGTCACCAAGTCCACGCGCTATATCAAGTGCAAGGTTGCCTTTGACCAGATCGTCGATGGCAAGATGCGCGAGCGCAAGCAGGACTTTGTGGGCTTCGAGGCGCAGATGGTCCAGCATATGATCGACCACTGTCTTGGAAAGTTGGTCTAA
- the bsh gene encoding choloylglycine hydrolase translates to MCTSIRFTDNSGHMYLGRNLDWSFDYGQQVRVMPRGFHIPYSFIDDASAAHAVIGMCIDYKNYPMFFDCGNDAGLAVAGLNFPGYAEYAEGPVDGKTNIAAYEFPLWVAATFSTVDEVEAALRDTVIVAKSAGEGLGVSLLHWIIGDSQRSIVVEMMADGLHVYDDPVDTLANQPTFPWHMENLRTYITATSDFPQTATWRGAELKPYGAGAGMRGIPGDCYSPSRFVKAAYLNANYPQKESETENVVRMFRSLEGVVMIEGASRMGDGKFEKTIYTGCFSARTGNYYYAMYGDPSIRYVSLMDAEGASPDRLVVPEPRRS, encoded by the coding sequence ATGTGTACGAGCATTCGATTTACCGATAATTCTGGCCACATGTATCTAGGCCGCAACCTCGACTGGAGCTTTGACTACGGCCAACAGGTTCGCGTGATGCCGCGCGGGTTTCACATCCCGTATTCGTTTATCGACGATGCGTCGGCGGCACACGCGGTAATCGGCATGTGCATCGATTACAAGAACTATCCCATGTTTTTCGACTGTGGTAACGATGCGGGTCTGGCTGTGGCGGGGCTCAACTTTCCCGGCTATGCCGAGTATGCCGAGGGCCCGGTTGATGGAAAGACCAATATCGCGGCCTATGAGTTTCCCCTGTGGGTGGCAGCGACGTTCTCGACGGTCGATGAGGTCGAGGCCGCGCTGCGCGACACGGTGATTGTCGCCAAATCTGCCGGAGAGGGGCTGGGCGTGTCGCTGCTTCATTGGATTATCGGCGACAGCCAGCGCAGCATCGTGGTCGAGATGATGGCTGACGGCCTGCATGTATACGACGATCCGGTCGACACCCTTGCCAACCAGCCGACCTTCCCGTGGCACATGGAAAACCTGCGCACCTATATCACCGCCACAAGCGATTTTCCGCAGACGGCGACATGGCGTGGCGCCGAGCTTAAGCCCTATGGAGCCGGTGCCGGCATGCGCGGCATTCCGGGCGATTGCTATTCGCCGAGCCGTTTTGTAAAGGCGGCGTACCTCAATGCCAATTACCCGCAAAAGGAGAGCGAGACCGAAAACGTCGTTCGCATGTTCCGCTCGCTCGAGGGCGTGGTGATGATCGAGGGAGCGTCCAGGATGGGCGATGGCAAGTTCGAGAAGACTATCTATACCGGATGCTTTAGCGCGCGCACGGGCAATTATTACTACGCGATGTATGGGGATCCGTCGATTCGCTACGTGAGCCTGATGGATGCCGAGGGCGCGAGCCCCGATAGGCTCGTGGTTCCCGAGCCGCGCCGTTCGTAG
- a CDS encoding KUP/HAK/KT family potassium transporter has translation MLLVTLGVVYGDIGTSPMYTMKSIVANNGGIGTVSEDMILGALSLVIWTMTLVTTVKYVVIAMKADNHNEGGIFALFSLVRKVAPWLILPAMIGGAALLADGILTPAVTVTTAIEGLRTIEWGHALLGDGQTNVIIITIIIICGLFAMQRAGTSSIGKLFGPLMTLWFLFLAGAGLFNMLGNLSILRALNPIRGIMFLFSPINHSGIMVLGFVFLSTTGAEALYSDMGHVGKANIYASWPFVKAALILNYLGQGAWLLANNSNPQMLAMDIVNPFYMMLPEPLRPFAIVLSAVAAIIASQALITGSFSLVSEATRLNLMPHLRIHYPSDTKGQLYIPLVNNIMWVGCIFIVLLFQNSERMESAYGLAITVTMLMTTTLLTSYIVGILKHRLGACVFALLFGAIELCFFASCLTMFFDGGYVMIFLAALLFGLMYVWRRGTAIERTQTILLPVSKYIDQLNRLRNDETYPVLADNLVFLTNSPDPLTLDRDVLYSILDKHPKRAKAYWFINVHVTDEPYTHEYSVETFGTDFLFRVRLDLGFKVNQRVNAYLRQIVGDLMASGELPPQHHTYSIYETRGNVGDFRFCMLRKMLAPETDINRNDHRVMAIKYAVRRACGSPARWYGLENSAIIIEYVPLFARMRPAVKLVRTQVPLEVQIEEAEEMEVDIFSDDLVNGNEAGKSMNVDPTELLESVADTPEQQLDGLESTQFNDANF, from the coding sequence ATGCTGCTCGTAACGCTCGGCGTCGTCTATGGTGACATCGGCACGAGCCCCATGTACACCATGAAATCAATCGTCGCCAACAACGGCGGCATCGGCACCGTCAGCGAGGACATGATTCTGGGCGCGCTTTCGCTCGTCATCTGGACCATGACGCTCGTGACCACGGTCAAGTACGTGGTAATCGCCATGAAGGCCGATAACCACAACGAAGGCGGCATCTTCGCCCTGTTTAGCCTGGTGCGAAAAGTAGCACCATGGCTGATCCTACCTGCCATGATCGGCGGCGCGGCGCTGCTCGCCGACGGCATCCTCACCCCCGCCGTCACGGTTACCACGGCCATCGAGGGCTTGCGCACTATCGAGTGGGGCCACGCGCTTTTGGGCGACGGCCAGACCAACGTCATCATCATCACCATCATCATTATCTGCGGCCTATTTGCCATGCAGCGCGCCGGTACCTCGTCGATCGGTAAGCTGTTCGGCCCGCTCATGACGCTGTGGTTCCTGTTCCTGGCAGGCGCCGGCCTGTTCAACATGCTCGGCAACCTGTCCATCTTGCGCGCGCTCAACCCCATCCGCGGCATCATGTTCCTGTTCTCGCCCATCAACCACTCGGGCATTATGGTGCTCGGCTTTGTCTTTCTGTCGACGACCGGCGCCGAGGCCCTCTACTCGGACATGGGCCACGTTGGCAAGGCAAACATCTATGCATCCTGGCCGTTTGTTAAGGCGGCCCTTATCCTCAACTATCTGGGTCAAGGCGCTTGGCTGCTCGCCAATAACTCCAACCCCCAGATGCTCGCGATGGATATCGTCAACCCGTTCTATATGATGCTTCCTGAGCCCCTGCGCCCCTTTGCCATCGTGCTTTCGGCCGTGGCGGCCATCATCGCCTCGCAGGCGCTCATTACCGGCTCGTTCTCGTTGGTTTCGGAGGCAACGCGCCTCAACCTTATGCCGCACCTGCGCATCCACTACCCCAGCGACACCAAGGGCCAGCTTTATATTCCACTCGTCAACAACATCATGTGGGTCGGCTGCATCTTCATCGTGCTGCTGTTCCAGAACTCCGAGCGCATGGAGAGCGCCTATGGCCTCGCCATTACCGTGACCATGCTTATGACCACGACGCTTTTGACGAGCTATATCGTCGGCATTCTCAAGCACAGACTGGGCGCCTGCGTCTTCGCCCTGCTTTTTGGCGCCATTGAGCTGTGCTTCTTCGCTTCGTGCCTCACCATGTTCTTTGACGGCGGCTATGTGATGATCTTCCTGGCCGCACTGCTGTTTGGCCTTATGTATGTGTGGCGTCGCGGCACCGCCATCGAGCGCACGCAGACGATTCTGCTGCCCGTCTCCAAGTACATCGACCAGCTCAATCGCCTGCGCAATGACGAGACCTATCCCGTGCTCGCCGACAATCTGGTATTTCTCACCAACAGCCCCGACCCGCTCACACTCGACCGCGACGTGCTCTATTCCATCCTGGACAAGCACCCCAAGCGCGCCAAGGCATATTGGTTCATCAACGTGCACGTTACCGACGAACCCTATACGCACGAGTATTCCGTCGAGACCTTTGGCACGGACTTTTTGTTCCGCGTGCGCCTGGACTTGGGCTTTAAGGTCAACCAGCGCGTCAACGCCTATCTGCGTCAGATCGTCGGCGACTTGATGGCATCGGGCGAGCTGCCGCCGCAACATCACACCTACTCCATCTACGAGACGCGCGGCAACGTAGGTGACTTCCGCTTTTGCATGCTGCGCAAGATGCTTGCCCCCGAAACGGACATCAACCGCAATGACCACCGCGTGATGGCCATCAAGTACGCCGTCCGCCGCGCCTGCGGAAGCCCGGCACGCTGGTACGGTCTCGAGAACTCGGCCATCATCATTGAGTACGTACCGCTCTTTGCCCGCATGCGCCCGGCCGTCAAACTTGTGCGCACCCAGGTGCCGCTCGAGGTCCAGATCGAAGAGGCCGAGGAAATGGAGGTCGACATTTTCTCGGACGACTTGGTCAACGGCAACGAGGCCGGCAAGAGCATGAACGTCGATCCCACCGAGCTGCTCGAGAGCGTCGCCGATACGCCCGAACAGCAACTCGACGGACTCGAGAGCACCCAGTTCAACGACGCCAACTTCTAA